The sequence TTCCAAATGGTCATTTCCAATATCCTGTTGACTAACATTGAAAAGTAAATAAACCTCGAATTTACATGCATAGGAATTTGTGGATTGTGGATGTTTAATATacgaattattatttgataaatcataaatattaattatttgacaatttgaaaattttataaaataataatttgaaacaaatattaaaattaaaacttgaatcttttcaaataatttcattttctatttgactgataataacaataataaaaacaatatgcattattttttttttttttttcgtcaTGTCAATTTTAAtgttttcaataataatcactcttttgatttttttttaattttttttttattttaaaatatctttggcattaaaaaaaatcaaaagagtgattattattgaaaaaattaaaattgaaatgaattaaattaattgtcagatatttatttttttttttttttgtgcagtcaactaaaaataaaaaaaagatatttttaaaaaatcatgattgttgaaattggtggttttatttggattttcatttttttttttaaaaataaaatataatactattattattttattgtaaaacattatttaaattctatTATATGTTTAGTGATGTGGAGgaaaatgaaatgaaaatgaaattttaaaaaaaaaaaaaaaataattaatattttcatttttgaaaataattttattactatGGCATTTTGAAAAGAAGATGatatcatttataaattaaaaactagaaattaaaaaacttaaaaaaataaaattaaaaaaggttaatgaaatatatatttttcattattgtttaaaaaatcaatttaattaatataaaaaaattaaaaaaaatatatttaatactggtatatttgttttttagatatttattttgaaattagattttttttttttttttttttgatttttttttaatttttttttttttttattattttttaatgtttcaaTAAAGTGAAAATggtttcaaataatgatgatttattttttaaaatttttagaaatcaatatattaatagagaaatatttaataaagttaaagaatataataagaaattaaaatatatcagatataattattatgatttacctttagaattaataataaaaaaaaaaaatcaacaattatttgtagaaaaattaaaagattttttaaaacttaaaaatgaaataaaagaGAATGGATTCACCaaagaaaatcaatcaaatgtacataaatattttattagatTTGATGAAGGGCaaatattacttttattaggATGGAAAGAATTGGATTTAGAATCATTTGATCTTTATTTaagaatatttgaaaatgaaattaaaaatcggAATGAAATAACATTATATATTAACCCCAGTGGTTTTGAAATATGTGATGATAAATTCATACactttttagaaaaaaaaacatttagaaaattaattaaatttgataatatcGTTGCCTTTGTATATAGAGGGGTTCATTCAAtaagattattaaattattttattgataattgtaaagatttaaatagtgatgctttaaaagatttaaataatctataTACTATATTTTCATTGTATTATTCAAATGGGAAAaatgaagatttaaaataCGAATATCTAAAGAGAATAAAAAGGtcaaatcaatatttttcaCGTTTAAATTCCTTTACAAGATTTATTGAAGATGCAATAAGAaatgaagatttaaaaatgttaaaatcgCTACTTTCTCTTTTTAAATATGATAAAAAACAAACCAATCCAACAGATCACCATCCAGATGATATAGTTACAATATTGGATattcaaatttcaattaaaatattagagcaattaaaaattagtattaattcatttagaggaaatgataaattattaccattttataaaattttaatagaaCGAGTATACTCTTCAAATAACTATTtcaaaaaagaacaaaaaaagaGACTTACAATAGCCTCAATAGAGTTTAGAAATTATGCAATTGACAAGATGTTAAATAATGGCTTCTATGCCAGTGATGAAAGAatgtttgaaaatatttcattCGCTTCAAATTGtataaatgatgatgatccaAACAATCTTTCAGaatatgataaattattattaaaaccagAGTTTTTATCAGtacttttttataaatgtaaaataatgaatagagatttaaatttattcaaattatatCTGGTTAAATTTGGATTCaactttgaaaaattattaactataatagaattaaattatgAAAACATGGTATCTTATGTAATTTCAAACCTTTctgaaattgttttaaatcgatatttagatttaattgatttttcattacCATCAAATGAAAGTGAAGGTtatgattttgtttttaatttagttttacCATTGTTAACTTTTGAAGAAACATTATCACTACACGAAAAAATTCAAAGCATCAAATTACCTTTCAACTCtgaaagaagaagaaaattcattttaaaatcatatgaaattgaatcaaaaattgatgaaattaatagaaataaaatcaatcaaagatttttaaaaaattttcttaatagaaaagaaattttaattgaaatttgtaATAGCAAAACACTAactgatttaatattttgtaatttaaaatcagagaattttaaaacaattaaaaaaattaaaaaactttgTTTTATCATtgataaaactttattagctaaatttatttgttcaATTTATTGTGATTATTCAAAATCACTTTTATACTTAATTCACATTctagatattaataatattaatgataatgataataataataatataacaatTCCACAATCCATCTCCTCAAAATTTTCAAGTTTCGAAATGGCAATGGGCCAAAGTATGcagtattttttattaaatttaaaatcaagctatgatgaagaaaaagaTGGCCAGATGGTAACTGTAGACATTCAACCCCCAacaaaaagtaataattataattttatcaaaaaagcactatcatttttaaaaaagtaataaataataaataattttgtatttttattttatttatttttgtttatttacaaataaattaattttttttaaaaaaaaaaaaaaaaaaaaaatgaaatatatatatatttatataattattaataatatttattttttttttttttttttttttttttttttttttttttttttttttttttttatctcttTGAAAAACATAACATACAACCTTGATCTTCAATACAACAATGATGATATGAATGACCACAATTTGGGAATACTATAATTGTAGCGGGTGTTGAACCTAAAAATGAAGATTCAGGATTTTCAGCTAAAGATAAGGTACAAATTGGACAAGAACCAGTTGATAATTCAGTTTCTACACCCCAATGTCTACGTGAATTATCTTCAAAGAATGAAGGTATTTTAAAATCGATATTATCACCACTATCATGACTTGAAGTTCCAAGTTTATTAAAGAATTCTTTGAATGGATTATTTGGTAAAGTTGGGTCCAATTCAGGACCAATCATAGTTAAGAATTGAGGTGAAATGGTCAAGGGTTTCTTTAACCATAAATGACTATCCAAAAGTGATAAGATATCATATGATAACTTTGGTCTATCATACAACGACcattttccaaatttaatccaatctgataataatttagtttcAATTTTACTCTTTTCAAACATTTCTGAAAATTTGCAAACCAATTCAATAGTTTCCAATGGACCAATTGCTTTACCAATTAAAtccaatataaataattctgaaatttcaaatgtaaTACTTGATTCACCAGATTGATCTTCATTTTCATGTTGATCAATTCTTAATTGTTTCATAATTTCTAAAGTATTTGaccaaatttcaattgatgtactattttcaaaacaatttgaaaaaccttttttatcATCAGTGAAAATGGTTAATTCCAAGAGTTTCTTTgaataatgattcaattgttCTTGATTATGTAAAATGGATTTCATAGAATAAacatttttgaaataatgttcataaattttataaaggCCAATATGAAAACCATTTTCAGCAGACATTGATTCCAATGATTTCaataaattaccattaccatattcattattaattacattatcaataatttgtATTAAAGTATCTTTTGATTTccattcaattaaatttgattttaattttggtataAATTTtcttgttgatgttgttgacaTATCTTCTCtttcttcaaataattgattttgatttggtttattattcattaaatttgaaagGAACCATTGTTCTAATAATTCTagtgaattaaatttacattctggttttaatttcattaattgatttaaatattcaaatttaattaaattacctaattctttattacttctactaccaccaccactatcattacttttattaataataatatcatcgttttcaattaaagaatttgtaaaatttaaaatatttcttGGTAATATAATTGGGAAATGTTTTGCAAAGAATTTTGAAGATTCAATTGGATCCaattctaataattgatttaagaatctaaataataatccataATCATTTGAACAATGACTATCCAATAATGTTAAACAAGTTGAAGAATCTGAAGAATCAATGAATTGATAAATGGTTGAGATTATCTTTGATTCTTGTTTTgtaaatgattcaaattcaaccaaTTGTTCTATACATCTATCCCATTTACgttcatttgaatttaaataaactctattggtatttaaaaattgataatactCTTTAATGAATTCAATTGCTAATTGTTCATTCCAACACTTACAAAGTTTATTTGTATGTGTTAAACTTTTACCATttccaccactaccactaccaccaccagtaCTACACTCTTTAGtagatttcaaatttataccAAAACAGAAACAACTTGTAACTATATCTTTTATCATATCACTTGGAATAACACTATCTTCgatagaattaaataattgtacCCAAATTTGTAACATTGGTTCAAATGATGTTGTTTTTGTCTTATTCTCTTTATATTGTTGTAAAGATTCATAGGTTTGTTTGGTTAATTTCTCTAAAACTTCAATTGgatgttgttgtgattgttgttcaTTTACTATTgttgtatttaaattatctgttattgttgttgctgttgttgctgttgctgttgctgttgttgtattatttaatgttacatttgtattattacttgaaTTTATATCATCACCACTTGATGGACCTAAAATTTTATGTGTAATATcagatttaatttcatttgttttatttaatgcaAATTGCTTAATCTCCAAGAATGATGATGTAGCTGAatttaatgttttaaaaatacccTGTTGTATATTATTAGCTGTAACTGTTGTTGCTGATGTTggtattggtgttggtgttggtgctATTGtagtttcttctttttttggtgataatgataCTTCTGCtggtgtggttgttgttgttgttgttgatgatgatacgGTTTCTACATATAaaggtggtgatggtgtaggatttgaaattggtggCGATGAGATTTGTGGtgtggttgtagttgtagttgataATGCCGCtgcttttttaataatttttttctttacaaTAACTGTTCTTTTGACTTCTGTTGGTGCTCctattgatgttgatgttgctgttgctgttgttgctgttgttgatgatgatactaTTGATTGTGGTGGTGAAGTTGATAGAGTTGCTGTATTATTTGTTccatttaattgttgatccTGTGGTAATGCTGTTTTTATaacctttttctttataaccTTTCTAGTTGTTGATGCAGCTAAAGTTGGATCTTTAACACTTGTTGATACCATTAATGGTTCTGATGATAAAGGAATATCTGAGAAAATACATTCTTTTGATGCTACTCTTTGAATTGATGTTTCAACTGCTGTTGTCGTTGTTGTACTATccaataatttatcatcaacGAATTGATCagttgatgattttaatgatgaaggttgttgttgttgttgttgttgttgttgttggtttgaTGATTCACTAACTAATGGCAAACTTGCACTACCTTCAATAGTTAATGAATTTGTACTACTTGATAATGTAGAATTATCAGTATTTGTACTATCAATTTCACTACCAATTATATTATCACTATTTGATAAAGTTGTtaaattctctttttttaaaaaaaaaaaaataaataaaaaaaaaaaagtattaatatATCAATTCAGCAAAATCATTAAagtatcctttttttttaaaaaaaaaaaaaaaaaaaaaattaccttgTGATTCAGATTTCTTTGGTTGTAATTGTTCATCTTTCTTTTCCTCAATTAATGAGGCTATTGCtattggttgtggttgtgattGTGGTTCACTTATTATTTCCtcaggttgttgttgttgttgttgttgttgttgttgttgtttttgtaattgatCAGATTGTTCTTGTAATTCTTGAGGAGTTGGTAAAATTTCTAAAGGAATTGAAGTGAAAATTCTAGAGATAGAATGATTTTGACCATGTAATGCATAGATTGAATCATGATAAACAACCAAGTCATGAATTTGATTTGTATCTAATTTCCATTCTAAAACTTCAACTTCATTAACATCGATTAAGagtaatgataattcatCATATGATATTAAGTAATTACCAAATGGTAATAACTTTGAGAATATCATTGGGAATTTACCAGTGAGATAAGTATTTGCATCATTGGATGAATTTGAAGATATTAATGGTTTTGGtttcaatattatatttGGTATTGGATTTGTAGTACCATCTTCGTTTGTGGTTGAGGATGGTGTGAAATTCATAGTCGATAAAACACGACCATCAATTGGATCGGCTAACCATAATCTTTTGCCAGGTCTTGATGTGTAAACAGAGGATTTATAAAATGGGTGAAAACAAGCACCCTGTTTAGTATTCTCACGTTGTTTCTTACCAATTTGAATGATACTCAATACTTTACCAACATTGGTAGCTGTtagtatttgaaaatttacaaCTATCGATTTGGTTAATGTGCTTGCTAATATTGAAATAGTGATTGAGTTTACTGGTGGTATTGAATTTGTTATTGGTATAGTATGTAcaatattttgttgttgttgatgatgattatttaatgacGAATTATtcgaatttgaatttgagttTGTGGTTAATTGAATATCCTGGTGTAGTTGTGTATTTGTTATTGTTGGTATCGATGGTATTATATCCAATTGTACAAGTTTTGAATCACATTTATAAACTAGGTCAGCAGAGAAAAAGAATGATTTTCTAGCTTTTGTGACGGAACAACAATAAAGGTTACCCAAATCATCGCcactaaataaataaccaCCGCAATGACTCCATATCAATGTTGTAATTTCTGCATCTTTTGGATGATCTGTCATCTTGACCAAtactttctctttctctctACGAATTGATATATTCGGTTCAATGATGAATATGGTCTTATGTGTTGCAATCGCTactaaattatcattacatggatttatctttataattgaaatttgatCCCTTAtatcatttaatgataaaatttgtgtgaatgataaattttcatttgtaaatattttaactgttggtaataaatatgattgtggttgttgtagttgtggttgtagttgttgttgattatcttgatttttattctttggaATTATTGATGACATTGATTTCCTTTCAAAGAAATATAAACTACCAGTATTTGCACCCAATGctaaatatctttttgaaACATCTAAACATGTATACTTTActctaccaccaccacctatTGGTGATAATATACTATCTAAATCATTTATAACTAATTGTGGTGttggttgctgttgttgttgatttgttgtttgttgttCCTCTTCATTggtcatttattttttttttttttttcaatttattgtttaaataattttaatgtatttttttgtttataaataaaaagtaaaataaataaatggtacaaataaaataacaatgacaataaataaaaaaattgaattttttttttattttttttttttttttatttttttttattttttttttgttttgaaaaagattttttttttatttttttattttcatatttttctttttctttttctttttaaaaaaatgcattgatttttttttttttttttttttttttttttcttaagatttaaaatttcatattcaaataaataatgaaatatttgaaaaaatcaaaaaagcaaaattttttttgttacaCCTAAATTttatgttattttatttatttttttttttaaaaaattaatttaattaatttttttttttttttaagtgcacaacaaaaaaaaaaataaaaaataaaacaaaaaaaaagaaatcacattttattcatttttaaattaaaaaatatttcttttaaaaatatactaCCTGTGTGGCgaatcaatttaaattttattttttttaattttttttttttttatttatttttttttttaataaaaaaaaattatgaataattaaaaaaaaaaaattgttttttttttttttttttaaactttgtatgtataaatttttatttatttaaattcaataagttttttttttttaaaaaaaaaatggaaaaaggtaaatattattattattattattactattcattatatgtatattgtttttttcacACACAAACCCGAAAATTATCCAAATTAAACGAGTATGGGCATTTCGAACCCACGAGCTCGTGGTCAAATAAGTTggaaaaaaggaaaaagaaatctaaagaaaaaaaaaaaaaaaattaaaaaaaaaaataaaagattttttttctaaaggttgaaaattctaaaaaaaaaaaaaaagaaaaaaattcaaaaaaaataaattaaattaaattatgacATATTTGCAAACAGGCGTGACTGTTGGTTCTTTATAATAGTAATCTAACAccatattattaaaaaatatctttttttttttttttttttttttaatttttttttttacttttttctctcaaaaataaacaacaactCGGTTTAgtttcagtttttttttttttttttaattttttatttataataacaacaaaaccctcaaaattaaattataattttccatttttttttttttttgtttttttttttattttttttattttttcttcctttcatataattaaaattgtacattaaaaaaaaaaaaaaaaaattattaataatataataccAAAACTATAACatacataataataataatttcacaaacctttaaaaaaaaaaaaaaaactttaaatatgGTAATTTCATCTCcaataacaaaaattaaaaaattaaaagaggaTAACATCGACAACAGTAGCAgcagtaatagtaatagtaatagtaataataataataatgaaataaataattttggaaaccaccaccataatgatgataatatatcattttctagtaataataataataataataataatagtaataaaggcagtaatattaataatagtagtacaacaacaacaacaacatcaacaccattAATTGGAGGAGATGGTGGTGGAGATTCTTGTGAAGTCAAAAGAAGTAGGAATATATTACCACATGAAGTATTATTAACAAGAGTAACATTTAAAGTTGAAACACCAATTGGATACGTTAGAGAGAATAATGTTTTAGCAATCATTGGTGATAGTGCAGAGATTGGAAATTGGAAATCAAAGGATGCACCTCAAATGGTTAATTCCGAATGTACAGATACTCATTTAATTTGGActataattttatcattccCAAAAGCAACTAgaatcaattataaatatatcattaaatcaaatagtaataatagtaatcatcaaaatcaaaataatcatcatcatcatcatcatcacagaaatcaattaattaatagcAATGGGtcaacatcatcaatcacatcaacatcatcgtcatcgtcATCAATTACaagtaaatcaaatttagttGAATGGGAAGCAAGTAAGGGATTGAGTAgaacattatcaattgaaggTATTGATATGTTTGTTAATGATGGGTTATTTGGAGTATTAGAGTCTGGTTCAAAACCATGGATTGGTAGAGGTTGGTTACCAGAGGATGAATATCAATTACGTATTCAATTACAATGTGACGATAATCAATCACCAGTTCATCTATATGATCATCTAATTGAACAAAATCAATTGGTACTTCGTTTACATGATCCATTTGGTTTATCACAAGATTTTCATTTACCAATGACTGGTTTCACCGAATTGGTATTACATACTCATTCATTATCTTCTTTTAGTTTTAGTgtaactttattattaaaagatggtttgaatttaccaattaccaccactaccaacaatacaactactactactaccactaccaccaccgcCACAGCCAATAGTAATATTGGTAGTAATGGTGCATCATCTCCAACATCATatccatcatcaccaaatggTTATAAAGTTTTAGGTAAATCATATATTTGTTCTAATCAAGTTTCGACAGATTTATGGGGTAAGTTATATACTCCAATAATTGGGGAGAAGTATTTCCCAATTGGTGAATTTCGTTGCAACTATTTAGTGGTGACACCATTTTCTCATCCTCAAAATTCACTATCAAATCTTTGGCATTCATTCGTTGAACAACCTCAAACATTAATTGGACATCGTGGTAATGGTAAGAACAATTTTGGTATCAATGCAAACGCTGTCACAGAGAAtacaattttatcatttttaacaGCGGCTCAATTTGGAGCTAAAATGGTGGAATTCGATTTACAATTAACCTTTGATGGTGTACCAGTGATTTTCCATGattatgaaattgaaattgaaacaaATGAAGGTTTCACAATGAAAGAGACAATCAATCGTTTAACATTGgaacaatttttaaaggtGAAACCGACAACAAACAAAAGTGATTTAATTAGtcaaaaattgaaaagattaaaatcattacGTATTTCAAAGAGTACAAGTGatctattatcattatcaagtTGTCCATCTTCAACTTCATTTGATCCTTCCtcatttttagaaaatgttACACAATGTAATAGTAATTTGGTTGtcagtgataataataacaacaataataataataataataataataataataataataataataataataataaaaataatgataataataataataataataataaaaataataatacaattagaCCATCTAGTATCATTCATGATCGTTTTTCAACACTTCAAGATGCTTTTCATTTAGTACCACAAGAAATTGGTTTTatgattgaaattaaatatccAAATTTAGCAATGCAAAATTTACGTAAGTTTAAAGCACCTGAAAgaaatgaatttattgatataattttaaatgtatgtaattttttaaatcttaatCTCTCcctttaatttatataaatttaaaaaattaattatttttatttttattatttttttttttttaattttaaaaatagattgtttttaatgaaaCAAATGATAGAAGAATTGCATTTTTAACATTTGATCCAGATATCGCAATTTTATTAAGAACTAAACAATTTAGATATccagttttatttttagtttgttGTGATACACCAACATTCTTTGAAGAATTCGACCCAGAtgtaaatattaatgataatagagGTAATAGCATTACAAATGCAATATCTTTTGTTAAAACTGTAAATTTGGATGGTATTGTTTGTGATAGtcaaacaattttaaataatcattcttttgtaaatttaattcatagtgataatttattattattcactTATGGTAGTAaaaagtaagtttttttatattattttattttaattttttaattttttaatttatctataaaaagatattaacatttatttttttttttccagtgTTGATCCTGTTAAtgtaaaaattcaaaaagaatTGGGTGTTGATGGAATCATAGCTGATAATATTACAAAGTTAAATAAAACCGTTATtggtttttgaaaaaaaaataacatatacataaatatatataaaaaaaaaaggtaataaaataaataaataaaaaaaaaaaaagtatttttttttttttttaaaaaatattaatattttctttaaaatattaatattttaaagaattacaTACATGTAATTGCACGACCTATTGTGGATTTATCCTTGATGGTTTAATATCAGCTGTTGAAGGAGAtgctttttttaattgtagtaatagtaataattgtGTTTTTAGCCAAAATGTTATTAACCAAATGTTACCAGTAATTCCAATGACATGTATGGCAGGTGaatgtataaataataatagtagtggtagccaaaataataataatactacaaGTGATAATGGTAGTAGAAATGGTAGCGAAAATAGTCATCATAATAGtgatagtagtaataatgataatattaaatgcCCAACTTGTGATTGTAATAAATCCACTACTCATTTCATGATagcaataattatttttttggttgttttgataattttatctATAATAAACATTATTcttgtatttaaaaaaagaaaaaataattatacataataattttctttgaaatcaaataaaaatatcttaattttaatttttttaattctttttttttttttttttttgtgatttgttttttttttttttttttgatttgttttttttttttattttcagagttaaaaaaaaaaaaaaaaatggcaaTTAATTATGAAATAAatg comes from Dictyostelium discoideum AX4 chromosome 2 chromosome, whole genome shotgun sequence and encodes:
- a CDS encoding hypothetical protein (Similar to hypothetical ORF; Ypl110cp) gives rise to the protein MEKEDNIDNSSSSNSNSNSNNNNNEINNFGNHHHNDDNISFSSNNNNNNNNSNKGSNINNSSTTTTTTSTPLIGGDGGGDSCEVKRSRNILPHEVLLTRVTFKVETPIGYVRENNVLAIIGDSAEIGNWKSKDAPQMVNSECTDTHLIWTIILSFPKATRINYKYIIKSNSNNSNHQNQNNHHHHHHHRNQLINSNGSTSSITSTSSSSSSITSKSNLVEWEASKGLSRTLSIEGIDMFVNDGLFGVLESGSKPWIGRGWLPEDEYQLRIQLQCDDNQSPVHLYDHLIEQNQLVLRLHDPFGLSQDFHLPMTGFTELVLHTHSLSSFSFSVTLLLKDGLNLPITTTTNNTTTTTTTTTTATANSNIGSNGASSPTSYPSSPNGYKVLGKSYICSNQVSTDLWGKLYTPIIGEKYFPIGEFRCNYLVVTPFSHPQNSLSNLWHSFVEQPQTLIGHRGNGKNNFGINANAVTENTILSFLTAAQFGAKMVEFDLQLTFDGVPVIFHDYEIEIETNEGFTMKETINRLTLEQFLKVKPTTNKSDLISQKLKRLKSLRISKSTSDLLSLSSCPSSTSFDPSSFLENVTQCNSNLVVSDNNNNNNNNNNNNNNNNNNNNNKNNDNNNNNNNKNNNTIRPSSIIHDRFSTLQDAFHLVPQEIGFMIEIKYPNLAMQNLRKFKAPERNEFIDIILNIVFNETNDRRIAFLTFDPDIAILLRTKQFRYPVLFLVCCDTPTFFEEFDPDVNINDNRGNSITNAISFVKTVNLDGIVCDSQTILNNHSFVNLIHSDNLLLFTYGSKNVDPVNVKIQKELGVDGIIADNITKLNKTVIELHTCNCTTYCGFILDGLISAVEGDAFFNCSNSNNCVFSQNVINQMLPVIPMTCMAGECINNNSSGSQNNNNTTSDNGSRNGSENSHHNSDSSNNDNIKCPTCDCNKSTTHFMIAIIIFLVVLIILSIINIILVFKKRKNNYT
- a CDS encoding RING zinc finger-containing protein — its product is MTNEEEQQTTNQQQQQPTPQLVINDLDSILSPIGGGGRVKYTCLDVSKRYLALGANTGSLYFFERKSMSSIIPKNKNQDNQQQLQPQLQQPQSYLLPTVKIFTNENLSFTQILSLNDIRDQISIIKINPCNDNLVAIATHKTIFIIEPNISIRREKEKVLVKMTDHPKDAEITTLIWSHCGGYLFSGDDLGNLYCCSVTKARKSFFFSADLVYKCDSKLVQLDIIPSIPTITNTQLHQDIQLTTNSNSNSNNSSLNNHHQQQQNIVHTIPITNSIPPVNSITISILASTLTKSIVVNFQILTATNVGKVLSIIQIGKKQRENTKQGACFHPFYKSSVYTSRPGKRLWLADPIDGRVLSTMNFTPSSTTNEDGTTNPIPNIILKPKPLISSNSSNDANTYLTGKFPMIFSKLLPFGNYLISYDELSLLLIDVNEVEVLEWKLDTNQIHDLVVYHDSIYALHGQNHSISRIFTSIPLEILPTPQELQEQSDQLQKQQQQQQQQQQQPEEIISEPQSQPQPIAIASLIEEKKDEQLQPKKSESQENLTTLSNSDNIIGSEIDSTNTDNSTLSSSTNSLTIEGSASLPLVSESSNQQQQQQQQQQPSSLKSSTDQFVDDKLLDSTTTTTAVETSIQRVASKECIFSDIPLSSEPLMVSTSVKDPTLAASTTRKVIKKKVIKTALPQDQQLNGTNNTATLSTSPPQSIVSSSTTATTATATSTSIGAPTEVKRTVIVKKKIIKKAAALSTTTTTTPQISSPPISNPTPSPPLYVETVSSSTTTTTTTPAEVSLSPKKEETTIAPTPTPIPTSATTVTANNIQQGIFKTLNSATSSFLEIKQFALNKTNEIKSDITHKILGPSSGDDINSSNNTNVTLNNTTTATATATTATTITDNLNTTIVNEQQSQQHPIEVLEKLTKQTYESLQQYKENKTKTTSFEPMLQIWVQLFNSIEDSVIPSDMIKDIVTSCFCFGINLKSTKECSTGGGSGSGGNGKSLTHTNKLCKCWNEQLAIEFIKEYYQFLNTNRVYLNSNERKWDRCIEQLVEFESFTKQESKIISTIYQFIDSSDSSTCLTLLDSHCSNDYGLLFRFLNQLLELDPIESSKFFAKHFPIILPRNILNFTNSLIENDDIIINKSNDSGGGSRSNKELGNLIKFEYLNQLMKLKPECKFNSLELLEQWFLSNLMNNKPNQNQLFEEREDMSTTSTRKFIPKLKSNLIEWKSKDTLIQIIDNVINNEYGNGNLLKSLESMSAENGFHIGLYKIYEHYFKNVYSMKSILHNQEQLNHYSKKLLELTIFTDDKKGFSNCFENSTSIEIWSNTLEIMKQLRIDQHENEDQSGESSITFEISELFILDLIGKAIGPLETIELVCKFSEMFEKSKIETKLLSDWIKFGKWSLYDRPKLSYDILSLLDSHLWLKKPLTISPQFLTMIGPELDPTLPNNPFKEFFNKLGTSSHDSGDNIDFKIPSFFEDNSRRHWGVETELSTGSCPICTLSLAENPESSFLGSTPATIIVFPNCGHSYHHCCIEDQGCMLCFSKR